A part of Brassica rapa cultivar Chiifu-401-42 chromosome A05, CAAS_Brap_v3.01, whole genome shotgun sequence genomic DNA contains:
- the LOC103869029 gene encoding uncharacterized protein LOC103869029: MEIESVRCECCGLMEECTQDYISEVKSNFDNKWLCGLCSEAVRDEVSRRKMTTVDEAVRAHVSFCGKFKDNPAVLVADGMRQMLRRRSGDLTSSASKKFGRSNSTKLY; encoded by the coding sequence ATGGAGATTGAATCTGTGAGATGTGAGTGTTGTGGATTGATGGAAGAGTGTACACAAGATTACATTAGTGAAGTCAAATCCAACTTCGACAACAAATGGCTCTGTGGTCTTTGCTCAGAAGCCGTGAGAGACGAAGTCAGTCGCCGGAAGATGACTACTGTTGATGAAGCTGTTAGGGCCCATGTGTCGTTTTGTGGGAAGTTTAAAGATAATCCGGCTGTTCTTGTGGCCGACGGTATGAGGCAGATGCTAAGGAGGAGATCCGGCGACCTGACTTCCTCTGCTTCCAAGAAATTTGGCAGATCTAACTCCACCAAGTTGTACTAA